One region of Populus trichocarpa isolate Nisqually-1 chromosome 4, P.trichocarpa_v4.1, whole genome shotgun sequence genomic DNA includes:
- the LOC18098258 gene encoding uncharacterized protein LOC18098258 — protein MTRTRNVIVATGLLAFAAAGLAFPFYMASSRGKPVIDPSKPLPPQATFRGPYINTGSRDIGPDPGPYPKK, from the exons ATGACCCGGACACGTAATGTCATTGTTGCCACTGGATTACTGGCTTTTGCTGCTGCGGGCTTGGCATTTCCCTTCTACATGGC ATCATCCAGGGGCAAGCCAGTGATTGACCCATCAAAGCCATTGCCACCACAGGCGACTTTCCGAGGGCCTTACATAAACACAGGTTCACGTGACATTGGACCTGATCCTGGGCCTTACCCAAAGAAGTAA
- the LOC18098259 gene encoding 30S ribosomal protein S16-2, chloroplastic/mitochondrial, whose protein sequence is MVVRIRLSRFGCSNKPFYRVMAADSRSPRDGKHLEVLGYYNPLPGQDGGKRMGLNFERVKYWLSVGAQPSEPVQRILFRAGVLPPPPMMVMGRKGGPRDTRPVDPMTGRFLSPEKSPSSSQSNASKNDTEAATTTA, encoded by the exons ATGGTGGTGAGGATCCGGTTGTCGAGATTCGGGTGCAGTAACAAGCCATTTTATCGGGTTATGGCTGCTGATAGCAGATCCCCGAGAGATGGCAAACATCTTGAAGTCCTTGGTTACTACAACCCGCTTCCTG GTCAAGATGGAGGCAAACGAATGGGTCTTAATTTTGAGAGAGTAAA GTATTGGTTGTCCGTCGGTGCTCAGCCCTCAGAACCTGTCCAACGCATTCTTTTCAGAGCAGGGGTACTACCTCCACCACCAATGATGGTAATGGGACGGAAGGGTGGTCCTCGTGACACACGTCCAGTCGATCCAATGACAGGACGTTTTTTGAGTCCAGAGAAGTCACCTAGTTCTTCTCAATCAAATGCTAGTAAAAATGACACTGAAGCCGCTACAACAACTGCGTGA
- the LOC18098260 gene encoding cyclin-dependent kinases regulatory subunit 1, whose translation MGQIQYSEKYLDDTFEYRHVVLPPEVAKLLIKNRLLSENEWRAIGVQQSRGWVHYAIHRPEPHIMLFRRPLNYQQQQDQALVK comes from the exons ATGGGTCAGATCCAGTACTCCGAGAAGTATTTAGATGATACTTTTGAGTACAg GCATGTGGTGCTTCCTCCTGAAGTCGCCAAACTTCTCATTAAGAATCGCCTTCTCTCTGAA AATGAGTGGCGAGCGATTGGAGTTCAGCAGAGCCGAGGGTGGGTCCATTATGCGATTCATCGCCCGGAGCCACACATCATGCTGTTCAGGAGGCCTTTGAATTATCAGCAGCAGCAGGATCAAGCTCTTGTCAAgtga
- the LOC18098261 gene encoding uncharacterized protein LOC18098261 isoform X2: MANSTDAKDAAMAKVRPGHKREFEFAFRARSEIRGYLGRTRSSRVFSSPGNNGSNSYNGKKLKGYGIKKVCQLEKAEKVDVVDLEEAKVESVTPLLSKNGDAGIVEVKEIEEAKEKVVECEERNKGSLLILDKDLKEEGDLCEERNNGLVTVLMDVEMEENEVLGSKSGVEVKEGYKDHPCEEGISGLVLMDEDSNAIVNRAFERKNDCELKKDDAREEGTSGLSSVLVKNGEGGDVNNSLHPVVVDGDIKCKVEAEKPFRRFTRSALKPKIETVDISSSDGVKVDDRGSSSAAAATTTTTTPTKMFSIDGSKKFPTKLKDLLDSGILEGQKVKYLRGAKVVTPAIFVLHAGSSNKRPPEYICLENGNTLCDVMNACKNSSLDTLDEAIRLSTGFSPSKKSNFCLNCRGSITGAGSRKSKVLCSQCFGLKDFQASSAPKTAKKERTAKPHSVPESSCNLLKSSLSGSKSQGRVTKKDIRTHKLVFEEEVLPDGTEVGYYCQGKKLLAGYKKGFGIFCSCCNSEVSPSQFEAHAGWASRRKPYLNIYTSNGVSLHELAISLSKGRRHSIKENDDLCQICRDGGKLLCCDVCPRAFHQECLSLPSIPRGKWYCKYCLNTFEKEKFVERNANAIAAGRVAGVDPIEQITRRCIRIVKTFEAEVGGCVFCRGHDFERTFGPRTVIICDQCEKEFHVGCLKEHKMQDLKELPKGKWFCCTGCERIHSALQKLVIRGEEKLPDSSLNFIKKHEESASESGCSDDVRWRLLSKKTDSSDVTEALLSDAVAIFHECFDPITVDKSKRRRDDHDFIPSMVKGGNMKGQDLGGMYCAVLLVNHVVVSVAVVRIFGQELAELPIVATSSRWQGQGYFQTLFTCIEKLLGFLNVKNLVLPAAEEVGSIWKNKFGFGAITQDELMEYRRRYQIMVFQGALMLQKPVPKCRIVGKSEGG, from the exons ATGGCAAACAGTACGGACGCCAAGGATGCGGCTATGGCAAAGGTCAGGCCAGGTCACAAACGAGAGTTTGAGTTTGCTTTCAGAGCCCGCTCTGAGATCCGTGGGTATCTGGGCCGGACACGGTCATCTCGGGTCTTCTCGTCTCCAGGTAACAATGGAAGTAACAGTTATAATGGAAAGAAGTTGAAGGGGTATGGAATTAAAAAGGTTTGTCAGTTAGAGAAAGCTGAAAAGGTTGATGTTGTTGATTTGGAGGAGGCAAAGGTTGAGTCTGTGACTCCTTTGTTGAGCAAGAATGGCGATGCGGGGATTGTGGAAGTGAAGGAAATTGAAGAAGCGAAGGAAAAAGTGGTTGAATGTGAAGAAAGGAATAAAGGGTCGCTGCTGATTCTGGACAAGGATTTGAAAGAGGAGGGTGATTTGTGTGAGGAAAGGAATAACGGGTTAGTGACAGTTTTGATGGATGTAGAGATGGAAGAAAATGAGGTTTTAGGAAGCAAGAGTGGTGTTGAAGTAAAGGAGGGTTACAAGGATCATCCATGTGAGGAAGGGATTAGTGGGCTAGTTTTGATGGATGAAGATTCAAATGCGATAGTGAATAGGGCTTTTGAGAGAAAGAATGATTGTGAATTGAAGAAGGATGATGCACGCGAGGAAGGGACAAGTGGGCTATCCTcggttttggttaaaaatggTGAGGGAGGAGATGTTAACAACTCATTGCATCCAGTTGTAGTTGATGGTGATATTAAATGTAAGGTTGAAGCGGAAAAACCTTTTAGGAGGTTTACCAGGTCAGCATTGAAGCCGAAGATAGAGACTGTGGATATATCTTCCTCTGATGGGGTTAAAGTTGATGACAGAGGCAGTtcatctgctgctgctgctaccaccaccaccaccacacctACGAAGATGTTCAGCATTGATGGGTCAAAGAAGTTTCCAACAAAGTTGAAGGATCTTCTTGATTCAGGTATACTTGAGGGACAGAAGGTGAAGTATTTGCGCGGTGCCAAG GTTGTCACTCCTGCTATTTTTGTGCTGCATGCGGGCAGTTCAAACAAGCGTCCACCAGAGTATATTTGCCTGGAGAATGGAAATACACTCTGTGATGTAATGAACGCATGCAAGAATTCTTCGTTGGATACTTTGGATGAAGCTATTCGGCTTTCTACCGGGTTTTCACCTTCAAAGAAATCTAATTTCTGTTTGAACTGCAGAG GGTCAATTACAGGGGCTGGCTCTAGGAAATCAAAGGTATTGTGTAGTCAATGCTTCGGATTGAAAGATTTTCAAGCTAGCTCTGCAccaaaaacagctaaaaaagaACG AACAGCAAAACCACATTCAGTTCCAGAGTCCTCTTGCAATTTGTTGAAGTCTAGCCTGTCAGGAAGCAAGAGTCAAGGGAGAGTTACAAAAAA agaTATTCGAACACATAAGCTGGTTTTTGAAGAAGAGGTCTTGCCAGATGGAACCGAAGTTGGATATTACTGCCAGGGAAAG AAATTGCTGGCAGGCTACAAGAAGGGATTTGGCATTTTCTGCTCATGCTGCAATTCTGAG GTTAGCCCATCTCAATTTGAAGCTCATGCTGGTTGGGCATCGCGTCGAAAGCC TTACCTGAACATTTACACATCCAATGGGGTGTCTCTTCATGAATTAGCAATATCTCTATCAAAAGGTCGGAGGCACTCTATCAAGGAGAATGATGACCTATGCCAGATCTGTAGAGATGGTGGGAAACTTTTGTGTTGTGATGTATGCCCAAGAGCTTTTCACCAAG AATGTCTTTCTCTACCTTCAATTCCTAGGGGTAAATGGTACTGCAAATATTGCCTGAATacttttgagaaagaaaaatttgtGGAGCGTAATGCCAATGCTATAGCAGCAGGAAGGGTTGCAGGAGTTGATCCCATAGAACAGATAACCAGACGATGCATTCGTATTGTTAAAACTTTTGAGGCTGAAGTTGGTGGATGTGTTTTCTGCAG AGGTCATGATTTTGAAAGAACGTTTGGTCCTCGCACTGTGATTATTTGTGATCAG TGTGAGAAGGAGTTCCATGTTGGCTGTTTAAAGGAACATAAGATGCAAGATCTGAAG GAGTTGCCAAAGGGAAAGTGGTTCTGTTGCACAGGGTGTGAAAGAATTCATTCTGCTTTGCAGAAATTGGTTATTCGTGGGGAAGAGAAGCTTCCAGATTCTTCCCTGAATTTTATAAAGAAGCATGAAGAAAGTGCCTCGGAGAGTGGTTGCAGTGATGATGTAAGATGGAGGCTTCTTAGTAAGAAAACAGATTCTTCTGATGTTACTGAAGCCCTACTGTCCGACGCTGTCGCCATTTTCCAT GAGTGCTTTGATCCAATAACTGTGGATAAATCCAAACGTAGACGTGATGACCATGACTTCATCCCATCCATGGTTAAAGG CGGGAACATGAAAGGGCAGGATCTAGGTGGCATGTATTGTGCTGTATTGCTGGTTAA CCATGTGGTAGTGTCAGTGGCAGTTGTTAGAATTTTTGGCCAGGAATTGGCTGAGCTGCCTATAGTTGCAACTAGTAGCAGATGGCAAGGACAG GGTTATTTTCAGACCTTGTTTACTTGCATTGAGAAGCTACTTGGATTTCTCAATGTGAAGAATCTTGTACTTCCTGCAGCTGAAGAAGTCGGATCTATTTGGAAAAACAAATTCGGGTTTGGTGCGATAACTCAAGATGAG CTGATGGAATACAGGAGAAGGTATCAGATAATGGTGTTTCAAGGGGCATTAATGCTGCAAAAGCCAGTCCCCAAGTGCCGAATTGTAGGTAAATCAGAGGGCGGCTGA
- the LOC18098261 gene encoding uncharacterized protein LOC18098261 isoform X1: MANSTDAKDAAMAKVRPGHKREFEFAFRARSEIRGYLGRTRSSRVFSSPGNNGSNSYNGKKLKGYGIKKVCQLEKAEKVDVVDLEEAKVESVTPLLSKNGDAGIVEVKEIEEAKEKVVECEERNKGSLLILDKDLKEEGDLCEERNNGLVTVLMDVEMEENEVLGSKSGVEVKEGYKDHPCEEGISGLVLMDEDSNAIVNRAFERKNDCELKKDDAREEGTSGLSSVLVKNGEGGDVNNSLHPVVVDGDIKCKVEAEKPFRRFTRSALKPKIETVDISSSDGVKVDDRGSSSAAAATTTTTTPTKMFSIDGSKKFPTKLKDLLDSGILEGQKVKYLRGAKVRGPGEKGLHGMVRESGILCFCDDCKGKEVVTPAIFVLHAGSSNKRPPEYICLENGNTLCDVMNACKNSSLDTLDEAIRLSTGFSPSKKSNFCLNCRGSITGAGSRKSKVLCSQCFGLKDFQASSAPKTAKKERTAKPHSVPESSCNLLKSSLSGSKSQGRVTKKDIRTHKLVFEEEVLPDGTEVGYYCQGKKLLAGYKKGFGIFCSCCNSEVSPSQFEAHAGWASRRKPYLNIYTSNGVSLHELAISLSKGRRHSIKENDDLCQICRDGGKLLCCDVCPRAFHQECLSLPSIPRGKWYCKYCLNTFEKEKFVERNANAIAAGRVAGVDPIEQITRRCIRIVKTFEAEVGGCVFCRGHDFERTFGPRTVIICDQCEKEFHVGCLKEHKMQDLKELPKGKWFCCTGCERIHSALQKLVIRGEEKLPDSSLNFIKKHEESASESGCSDDVRWRLLSKKTDSSDVTEALLSDAVAIFHECFDPITVDKSKRRRDDHDFIPSMVKGGNMKGQDLGGMYCAVLLVNHVVVSVAVVRIFGQELAELPIVATSSRWQGQGYFQTLFTCIEKLLGFLNVKNLVLPAAEEVGSIWKNKFGFGAITQDELMEYRRRYQIMVFQGALMLQKPVPKCRIVGKSEGG; this comes from the exons ATGGCAAACAGTACGGACGCCAAGGATGCGGCTATGGCAAAGGTCAGGCCAGGTCACAAACGAGAGTTTGAGTTTGCTTTCAGAGCCCGCTCTGAGATCCGTGGGTATCTGGGCCGGACACGGTCATCTCGGGTCTTCTCGTCTCCAGGTAACAATGGAAGTAACAGTTATAATGGAAAGAAGTTGAAGGGGTATGGAATTAAAAAGGTTTGTCAGTTAGAGAAAGCTGAAAAGGTTGATGTTGTTGATTTGGAGGAGGCAAAGGTTGAGTCTGTGACTCCTTTGTTGAGCAAGAATGGCGATGCGGGGATTGTGGAAGTGAAGGAAATTGAAGAAGCGAAGGAAAAAGTGGTTGAATGTGAAGAAAGGAATAAAGGGTCGCTGCTGATTCTGGACAAGGATTTGAAAGAGGAGGGTGATTTGTGTGAGGAAAGGAATAACGGGTTAGTGACAGTTTTGATGGATGTAGAGATGGAAGAAAATGAGGTTTTAGGAAGCAAGAGTGGTGTTGAAGTAAAGGAGGGTTACAAGGATCATCCATGTGAGGAAGGGATTAGTGGGCTAGTTTTGATGGATGAAGATTCAAATGCGATAGTGAATAGGGCTTTTGAGAGAAAGAATGATTGTGAATTGAAGAAGGATGATGCACGCGAGGAAGGGACAAGTGGGCTATCCTcggttttggttaaaaatggTGAGGGAGGAGATGTTAACAACTCATTGCATCCAGTTGTAGTTGATGGTGATATTAAATGTAAGGTTGAAGCGGAAAAACCTTTTAGGAGGTTTACCAGGTCAGCATTGAAGCCGAAGATAGAGACTGTGGATATATCTTCCTCTGATGGGGTTAAAGTTGATGACAGAGGCAGTtcatctgctgctgctgctaccaccaccaccaccacacctACGAAGATGTTCAGCATTGATGGGTCAAAGAAGTTTCCAACAAAGTTGAAGGATCTTCTTGATTCAGGTATACTTGAGGGACAGAAGGTGAAGTATTTGCGCGGTGCCAAG GTAAGAGGACCTGGAGAGAAAGGGTTGCATGGGATGGTCAGGGAATCGGGAATTTTGTGTTTCTGTGATGATTGCAAGGGAAAAGAA GTTGTCACTCCTGCTATTTTTGTGCTGCATGCGGGCAGTTCAAACAAGCGTCCACCAGAGTATATTTGCCTGGAGAATGGAAATACACTCTGTGATGTAATGAACGCATGCAAGAATTCTTCGTTGGATACTTTGGATGAAGCTATTCGGCTTTCTACCGGGTTTTCACCTTCAAAGAAATCTAATTTCTGTTTGAACTGCAGAG GGTCAATTACAGGGGCTGGCTCTAGGAAATCAAAGGTATTGTGTAGTCAATGCTTCGGATTGAAAGATTTTCAAGCTAGCTCTGCAccaaaaacagctaaaaaagaACG AACAGCAAAACCACATTCAGTTCCAGAGTCCTCTTGCAATTTGTTGAAGTCTAGCCTGTCAGGAAGCAAGAGTCAAGGGAGAGTTACAAAAAA agaTATTCGAACACATAAGCTGGTTTTTGAAGAAGAGGTCTTGCCAGATGGAACCGAAGTTGGATATTACTGCCAGGGAAAG AAATTGCTGGCAGGCTACAAGAAGGGATTTGGCATTTTCTGCTCATGCTGCAATTCTGAG GTTAGCCCATCTCAATTTGAAGCTCATGCTGGTTGGGCATCGCGTCGAAAGCC TTACCTGAACATTTACACATCCAATGGGGTGTCTCTTCATGAATTAGCAATATCTCTATCAAAAGGTCGGAGGCACTCTATCAAGGAGAATGATGACCTATGCCAGATCTGTAGAGATGGTGGGAAACTTTTGTGTTGTGATGTATGCCCAAGAGCTTTTCACCAAG AATGTCTTTCTCTACCTTCAATTCCTAGGGGTAAATGGTACTGCAAATATTGCCTGAATacttttgagaaagaaaaatttgtGGAGCGTAATGCCAATGCTATAGCAGCAGGAAGGGTTGCAGGAGTTGATCCCATAGAACAGATAACCAGACGATGCATTCGTATTGTTAAAACTTTTGAGGCTGAAGTTGGTGGATGTGTTTTCTGCAG AGGTCATGATTTTGAAAGAACGTTTGGTCCTCGCACTGTGATTATTTGTGATCAG TGTGAGAAGGAGTTCCATGTTGGCTGTTTAAAGGAACATAAGATGCAAGATCTGAAG GAGTTGCCAAAGGGAAAGTGGTTCTGTTGCACAGGGTGTGAAAGAATTCATTCTGCTTTGCAGAAATTGGTTATTCGTGGGGAAGAGAAGCTTCCAGATTCTTCCCTGAATTTTATAAAGAAGCATGAAGAAAGTGCCTCGGAGAGTGGTTGCAGTGATGATGTAAGATGGAGGCTTCTTAGTAAGAAAACAGATTCTTCTGATGTTACTGAAGCCCTACTGTCCGACGCTGTCGCCATTTTCCAT GAGTGCTTTGATCCAATAACTGTGGATAAATCCAAACGTAGACGTGATGACCATGACTTCATCCCATCCATGGTTAAAGG CGGGAACATGAAAGGGCAGGATCTAGGTGGCATGTATTGTGCTGTATTGCTGGTTAA CCATGTGGTAGTGTCAGTGGCAGTTGTTAGAATTTTTGGCCAGGAATTGGCTGAGCTGCCTATAGTTGCAACTAGTAGCAGATGGCAAGGACAG GGTTATTTTCAGACCTTGTTTACTTGCATTGAGAAGCTACTTGGATTTCTCAATGTGAAGAATCTTGTACTTCCTGCAGCTGAAGAAGTCGGATCTATTTGGAAAAACAAATTCGGGTTTGGTGCGATAACTCAAGATGAG CTGATGGAATACAGGAGAAGGTATCAGATAATGGTGTTTCAAGGGGCATTAATGCTGCAAAAGCCAGTCCCCAAGTGCCGAATTGTAGGTAAATCAGAGGGCGGCTGA
- the LOC18098261 gene encoding uncharacterized protein LOC18098261 isoform X3, translating to MANSTDAKDAAMAKVRPGHKREFEFAFRARSEIRGYLGRTRSSRVFSSPGNNGSNSYNGKKLKGYGIKKVCQLEKAEKVDVVDLEEAKVESVTPLLSKNGDAGIVEVKEIEEAKEKVVECEERNKGSLLILDKDLKEEGDLCEERNNGLVTVLMDVEMEENEVLGSKSGVEVKEGYKDHPCEEGISGLVLMDEDSNAIVNRAFERKNDCELKKDDAREEGTSGLSSVLVKNGEGGDVNNSLHPVVVDGDIKCKVEAEKPFRRFTRSALKPKIETVDISSSDGVKVDDRGSSSAAAATTTTTTPTKMFSIDGSKKFPTKLKDLLDSGILEGQKVKYLRGAKVRGPGEKGLHGMVRESGILCFCDDCKGKEVVTPAIFVLHAGSSNKRPPEYICLENGNTLCDVMNACKNSSLDTLDEAIRLSTGFSPSKKSNFCLNCRGSITGAGSRKSKVLCSQCFGLKDFQASSAPKTAKKERTAKPHSVPESSCNLLKSSLSGSKSQGRVTKKDIRTHKLVFEEEVLPDGTEVGYYCQGKKLLAGYKKGFGIFCSCCNSEVSPSQFEAHAGWASRRKPYLNIYTSNGVSLHELAISLSKGRRHSIKENDDLCQICRDGGKLLCCDVCPRAFHQECLSLPSIPRGKWYCKYCLNTFEKEKFVERNANAIAAGRVAGVDPIEQITRRCIRIVKTFEAEVGGCVFCRGHDFERTFGPRTVIICDQCEKEFHVGCLKEHKMQDLKELPKGKWFCCTGCERIHSALQKLVIRGEEKLPDSSLNFIKKHEESASESGCSDDVRWRLLSKKTDSSDVTEALLSDAVAIFHECFDPITVDKSKRRRDDHDFIPSMVKGGNMKGQDLGGMYCAVLLVNHVVVSVAVVRIFGQELAELPIVATSSRWQGQHV from the exons ATGGCAAACAGTACGGACGCCAAGGATGCGGCTATGGCAAAGGTCAGGCCAGGTCACAAACGAGAGTTTGAGTTTGCTTTCAGAGCCCGCTCTGAGATCCGTGGGTATCTGGGCCGGACACGGTCATCTCGGGTCTTCTCGTCTCCAGGTAACAATGGAAGTAACAGTTATAATGGAAAGAAGTTGAAGGGGTATGGAATTAAAAAGGTTTGTCAGTTAGAGAAAGCTGAAAAGGTTGATGTTGTTGATTTGGAGGAGGCAAAGGTTGAGTCTGTGACTCCTTTGTTGAGCAAGAATGGCGATGCGGGGATTGTGGAAGTGAAGGAAATTGAAGAAGCGAAGGAAAAAGTGGTTGAATGTGAAGAAAGGAATAAAGGGTCGCTGCTGATTCTGGACAAGGATTTGAAAGAGGAGGGTGATTTGTGTGAGGAAAGGAATAACGGGTTAGTGACAGTTTTGATGGATGTAGAGATGGAAGAAAATGAGGTTTTAGGAAGCAAGAGTGGTGTTGAAGTAAAGGAGGGTTACAAGGATCATCCATGTGAGGAAGGGATTAGTGGGCTAGTTTTGATGGATGAAGATTCAAATGCGATAGTGAATAGGGCTTTTGAGAGAAAGAATGATTGTGAATTGAAGAAGGATGATGCACGCGAGGAAGGGACAAGTGGGCTATCCTcggttttggttaaaaatggTGAGGGAGGAGATGTTAACAACTCATTGCATCCAGTTGTAGTTGATGGTGATATTAAATGTAAGGTTGAAGCGGAAAAACCTTTTAGGAGGTTTACCAGGTCAGCATTGAAGCCGAAGATAGAGACTGTGGATATATCTTCCTCTGATGGGGTTAAAGTTGATGACAGAGGCAGTtcatctgctgctgctgctaccaccaccaccaccacacctACGAAGATGTTCAGCATTGATGGGTCAAAGAAGTTTCCAACAAAGTTGAAGGATCTTCTTGATTCAGGTATACTTGAGGGACAGAAGGTGAAGTATTTGCGCGGTGCCAAG GTAAGAGGACCTGGAGAGAAAGGGTTGCATGGGATGGTCAGGGAATCGGGAATTTTGTGTTTCTGTGATGATTGCAAGGGAAAAGAA GTTGTCACTCCTGCTATTTTTGTGCTGCATGCGGGCAGTTCAAACAAGCGTCCACCAGAGTATATTTGCCTGGAGAATGGAAATACACTCTGTGATGTAATGAACGCATGCAAGAATTCTTCGTTGGATACTTTGGATGAAGCTATTCGGCTTTCTACCGGGTTTTCACCTTCAAAGAAATCTAATTTCTGTTTGAACTGCAGAG GGTCAATTACAGGGGCTGGCTCTAGGAAATCAAAGGTATTGTGTAGTCAATGCTTCGGATTGAAAGATTTTCAAGCTAGCTCTGCAccaaaaacagctaaaaaagaACG AACAGCAAAACCACATTCAGTTCCAGAGTCCTCTTGCAATTTGTTGAAGTCTAGCCTGTCAGGAAGCAAGAGTCAAGGGAGAGTTACAAAAAA agaTATTCGAACACATAAGCTGGTTTTTGAAGAAGAGGTCTTGCCAGATGGAACCGAAGTTGGATATTACTGCCAGGGAAAG AAATTGCTGGCAGGCTACAAGAAGGGATTTGGCATTTTCTGCTCATGCTGCAATTCTGAG GTTAGCCCATCTCAATTTGAAGCTCATGCTGGTTGGGCATCGCGTCGAAAGCC TTACCTGAACATTTACACATCCAATGGGGTGTCTCTTCATGAATTAGCAATATCTCTATCAAAAGGTCGGAGGCACTCTATCAAGGAGAATGATGACCTATGCCAGATCTGTAGAGATGGTGGGAAACTTTTGTGTTGTGATGTATGCCCAAGAGCTTTTCACCAAG AATGTCTTTCTCTACCTTCAATTCCTAGGGGTAAATGGTACTGCAAATATTGCCTGAATacttttgagaaagaaaaatttgtGGAGCGTAATGCCAATGCTATAGCAGCAGGAAGGGTTGCAGGAGTTGATCCCATAGAACAGATAACCAGACGATGCATTCGTATTGTTAAAACTTTTGAGGCTGAAGTTGGTGGATGTGTTTTCTGCAG AGGTCATGATTTTGAAAGAACGTTTGGTCCTCGCACTGTGATTATTTGTGATCAG TGTGAGAAGGAGTTCCATGTTGGCTGTTTAAAGGAACATAAGATGCAAGATCTGAAG GAGTTGCCAAAGGGAAAGTGGTTCTGTTGCACAGGGTGTGAAAGAATTCATTCTGCTTTGCAGAAATTGGTTATTCGTGGGGAAGAGAAGCTTCCAGATTCTTCCCTGAATTTTATAAAGAAGCATGAAGAAAGTGCCTCGGAGAGTGGTTGCAGTGATGATGTAAGATGGAGGCTTCTTAGTAAGAAAACAGATTCTTCTGATGTTACTGAAGCCCTACTGTCCGACGCTGTCGCCATTTTCCAT GAGTGCTTTGATCCAATAACTGTGGATAAATCCAAACGTAGACGTGATGACCATGACTTCATCCCATCCATGGTTAAAGG CGGGAACATGAAAGGGCAGGATCTAGGTGGCATGTATTGTGCTGTATTGCTGGTTAA CCATGTGGTAGTGTCAGTGGCAGTTGTTAGAATTTTTGGCCAGGAATTGGCTGAGCTGCCTATAGTTGCAACTAGTAGCAGATGGCAAGGACAG CATGTTTAG